The Rhododendron vialii isolate Sample 1 chromosome 8a, ASM3025357v1 genome has a window encoding:
- the LOC131335289 gene encoding uncharacterized protein LOC131335289 gives MKPPNPHQRINLAELKAQIVKKLGSEGSKQYFYYLSRFLTLEISKVEFNKLCVRIVGRENIPLHNQFVHSILKNACGAKVPPLDPDKEVVKSVSVRGVGNKEPQSDNHNQSVPDLSSLSNGDILALSPRKARTGTRDRKVLDRRPNGKMHVVSHQSSTEQYSSSNGFLENGDLTLHDIQRPLLHNQGLADQGNTEGHLSTLKDKFPDGSLAVHRKDPREAVTSENWKEGSSRSVLCAPLGVPSYPVSIGGSHKTIPLACSFNSGHLLDTATLRERMEQIAATQGLDGVPMDCANLLNFGLDAYLKGLIVSCIELVGARSGHLPTKSTAHKHQAHLKPVRPNHHIFQSTSRQMEGMQDRRPHCTVSLSDFRVAMELNPQQLGEDWPLLLEKICTRSCEE, from the coding sequence ATGAAACCGCCAAATCCACACCAACGGATCAATCTTGCTGAATTGAAAGCTCAGATAGTTAAGAAGCTTGGGTCGGAGGGATCGAAAcagtatttttattatttgagtAGATTTTTGACTTTGGAGATAAGCAAGGTTGAATTCAATAAGCTTTGCGTTCGAATTGTTGGGAGAGAGAATATTCCATTGCATAATCAGTTCGTTCATTCAATTCTCAAGAACGCTTGTGGTGCAAAAGTCCCACCATTGGATCCTGATAAGGAAGTTGTGAAGTCTGTTTCCGTGAGAGGAGTTGGAAATAAAGAGCCTCAGAGTGACAACCACAACCAAAGTGTGCCCGATTTGTCTAGTTTGTCAAATGGGGACATTCTGGCATTGTCGCCCCGAAAGGCGAGGACAGGAACTCGCGACAGGAAGGTTTTGGATCGTCGACCAAATGGAAAGATGCACGTTGTTTCACACCAGTCATCGACCGAGCAATACAGCAGTTCTAATGGTTTCTTAGAAAATGGGGATTTGACTCTGCACGATATTCAAAGGCCGTTGCTGCATAATCAAGGACTAGCAGATCAAGGCAACACTGAAGGGCATCTTTCCacattaaaagacaaatttcCAGATGGTTCACTAGCGGTACATAGGAAAGACCCCAGAGAAGCAGTTACGTCTGAAAATTGGAAAGAGGGTTCATCAAGGAGTGTACTATGTGCCCCACTTGGTGTTCCATCTTACCCGGTAAGCATAGGCGGATCCCACAAAACAATACCCTTGGCATGCTCATTCAACAGTGGTCATCTGTTGGACACAGCAACCTTGAGGGAACGAATGGAGCAGATCGCTGCAACACAGGGCCTTGATGGTGTCCCAATGGATTGCGCCAATTTGTTGAACTTTGGTTTGGATGCTTACTTGAAGGGTTTGATTGTGTCGTGTATTGAACTAGTGGGGGCAAGATCGGGGCATTTGCCAACAAAGAGCACTGCCCACAAGCACCAGGCTCATTTGAAGCCTGTTAGGCCGAATCATCATATCTTCCAAAGTACCAGTAGGCAAATGGAAGGCATGCAAGATAGAAGACCCCATTGTACAGTATCATTATCTGATTTCAGGGTTGCGATGGAGCTGAACCCACAGCAGCTTGGTGAAGACTGGCCATTACTGCTGGAGAAAATATGTACTCGTTCATGTGAGGAATAA